In one window of Coleofasciculaceae cyanobacterium DNA:
- a CDS encoding ABC transporter ATP-binding protein: MVCYSKAATDYGGNMMKQRSLNQALPILAEVLRRFSPYLRQQKSLLILASLAMVADVTLRILEPLPLKFVFDYVLSDNRLPNPILAQLEPIWLLTLCAGAILALTALRALAAYWSTVSLAIVGSRVMIQVRDRLYCHLQQLSLAYHTKARSGDLIVRISSDANRLQEILLTAALPLVISILTLLGTIAAMFWLDRDLTLLSLVTLPLFAFAANRLSQRIRESSIKQRKQEGLVAATAAESIGAIELIQALSLENAFAQIFSRQNKASLSKSVETQRLSASLERTVDGVIALGMAIVLWYGSWLVLRDALTAGDVIVFLTYLKNAFKPVQNFAKYTGRLAKAAASGERILNILQQTPDIQDSPQAKIAPVFRGEVTFQNVSFAYESGQKLLDRINLAIKPGQLVAISGVSGSGKSTLMSLLLRLYDPTSGSILIDGENIRNYTIASLRSQMSVVLQESLLFAATVKENIAYGIDNVNDAEIVAAARLANIDSFITSLPQGYDTVLGERGATLSGGQRQRLAIARTAIRRTPILILDEPTTGLDRENEQAVIEALQRLAQQRTTFLITHDLALATQADIIIYLEKGRIIEQGSPRNLIAQNGRYAQLYRMQNNHKPNEKEMIYRI; this comes from the coding sequence GTGGTTTGCTACTCAAAAGCAGCGACAGACTACGGAGGTAACATGATGAAACAGCGATCGCTAAATCAGGCACTACCGATTTTGGCAGAAGTATTACGTCGTTTCTCTCCTTATCTTCGTCAACAAAAGTCTTTGCTAATTCTAGCAAGTTTGGCAATGGTGGCAGATGTGACTTTACGCATCCTCGAACCATTACCGCTTAAATTCGTTTTTGATTATGTTTTAAGCGATAATCGGCTTCCTAATCCTATTTTAGCCCAACTCGAACCCATTTGGTTATTAACCCTCTGTGCGGGAGCGATTTTAGCCCTGACGGCATTACGGGCATTAGCTGCCTATTGGAGTACGGTATCTCTGGCAATTGTCGGCAGTCGCGTCATGATTCAAGTGCGCGATCGCCTGTACTGTCATTTGCAGCAGCTTTCTCTGGCTTATCACACCAAAGCCAGAAGTGGCGATCTAATCGTGCGAATTAGTAGTGATGCTAACCGCCTTCAGGAAATTTTGTTGACGGCTGCCTTACCATTAGTCATCAGCATTTTAACTTTGTTGGGAACGATCGCAGCCATGTTTTGGCTCGATCGCGATTTAACCTTGCTTTCTTTGGTGACACTGCCCCTATTTGCTTTTGCTGCTAACCGCCTTAGTCAAAGAATTCGGGAGTCTTCAATCAAACAACGCAAGCAAGAAGGCTTAGTCGCAGCTACCGCCGCCGAATCTATTGGTGCAATTGAACTGATTCAGGCTCTTTCCTTAGAAAATGCGTTTGCTCAGATATTTTCACGGCAAAATAAGGCTAGTTTGTCTAAAAGCGTCGAAACTCAACGTTTATCGGCTAGTTTGGAACGAACGGTAGATGGGGTAATTGCCTTGGGTATGGCGATCGTGCTGTGGTATGGTTCTTGGTTAGTCTTGCGAGATGCTTTGACTGCCGGTGATGTAATTGTTTTTCTCACCTATCTCAAAAATGCCTTTAAACCCGTGCAAAATTTTGCTAAATATACGGGGCGTTTGGCAAAAGCTGCTGCCTCTGGAGAGCGAATTTTAAATATTTTACAGCAAACCCCCGATATTCAAGATTCACCCCAGGCAAAGATTGCACCTGTATTTCGCGGAGAAGTTACCTTTCAAAATGTCAGTTTTGCCTATGAGTCGGGACAAAAATTGCTCGATCGCATTAATTTAGCGATTAAACCAGGACAATTAGTAGCAATTTCGGGAGTTTCGGGCAGCGGTAAATCAACCTTGATGAGTTTGCTGCTGCGTCTTTACGATCCTACATCGGGAAGCATCCTGATTGATGGAGAAAATATTCGCAACTATACCATTGCTTCTTTGCGATCGCAGATGAGTGTAGTATTACAAGAAAGTCTGCTTTTTGCTGCTACGGTCAAAGAAAATATTGCCTACGGTATAGACAATGTTAACGATGCAGAGATTGTTGCTGCTGCTCGTTTGGCGAATATCGACAGTTTTATCACTAGTTTACCCCAAGGATACGATACCGTTTTAGGGGAAAGAGGCGCAACTCTATCTGGAGGTCAACGTCAACGACTAGCGATCGCTCGCACCGCAATTCGTCGCACTCCGATTTTGATTTTAGACGAACCGACTACGGGTTTAGATCGCGAAAATGAGCAAGCTGTAATTGAAGCTTTGCAACGATTAGCCCAACAACGCACGACATTTTTAATTACTCACGATTTGGCATTAGCTACCCAAGCAGATATCATTATTTATCTCGAAAAAGGACGAATAATTGAACAAGGAAGTCCCAGAAATTTAATTGCTCAAAATGGACGCTATGCCCAACTTTATCGAATGCAAAATAATCATAAGCCTAATGAAAAAGAGATGATTTATCGTATTTAA
- a CDS encoding glycosyltransferase, with amino-acid sequence MPILIDAFARFQRNYPQARLLLVGDGKERDRLSQEIATRKLESAVDFTGAVSPQTVPHWLAQMDVAVAPYPPSEDFYFSPLKVYEYMAAGLPVVASNIGQISQIIDDGVNGLLVPPGDATALADALEQLWRSPLLRRRLGDSARGKILQHHTWERVVEKILWFATQKQRQTTEVT; translated from the coding sequence TTGCCTATTTTAATTGATGCTTTTGCTCGTTTTCAGCGCAACTATCCCCAAGCGCGCCTGTTACTTGTCGGAGATGGGAAAGAACGCGATCGCCTAAGCCAAGAAATTGCCACTAGAAAGCTCGAGTCGGCGGTGGATTTTACGGGTGCTGTTTCTCCCCAAACTGTCCCTCATTGGTTAGCGCAAATGGATGTTGCAGTAGCTCCCTATCCGCCCAGTGAAGACTTTTATTTTTCGCCCCTGAAAGTTTATGAATATATGGCAGCAGGATTGCCAGTTGTCGCCAGTAACATCGGTCAAATTAGTCAAATTATTGACGATGGGGTAAATGGTTTATTAGTTCCCCCTGGAGATGCGACGGCATTAGCAGATGCTTTAGAGCAATTATGGCGATCGCCTTTACTGCGTCGTCGTTTAGGAGATTCAGCCCGCGGCAAAATCTTACAGCATCATACTTGGGAACGAGTAGTTGAAAAAATCTTGTGGTTTGCTACTCAAAAGCAGCGACAGACTACGGAGGTAACATGA